A genomic window from Chitinophagales bacterium includes:
- a CDS encoding tetratricopeptide repeat protein, which produces MRLQQISLIIIGAVLVIALYLYGNTKPPQEKTADAPSLSGTMQGTASHAVTVDFEKLVVKAKATLTDIQKDSIEALQLSLLKVRGNSEKALLLQSIGNAWTRTGNIIVGGKYFEDAAEINNEKKTWEEAANRLFMGFPTTSDSLAKIYGAQEAAKCYHQLAILDSDNMDYPVKEAICYVDGLGQVMQGVLLLKDVENKEPDNKYMNLILGRLAVLSGQYDKAVTRLEKLVSVDPKNSEAYFHLAEAYRALGRKSEAIKAFESCKSLVNSADFDAQIDNYIKQIKNS; this is translated from the coding sequence TTGCGACTTCAGCAAATCTCTTTAATAATAATTGGTGCCGTGTTAGTTATTGCTCTTTATCTATATGGCAATACCAAGCCACCACAGGAAAAAACGGCGGATGCTCCGTCATTATCGGGTACCATGCAAGGTACAGCCTCTCACGCTGTAACAGTTGATTTTGAGAAGCTGGTTGTTAAAGCGAAAGCCACCTTAACAGATATTCAAAAAGATTCTATAGAAGCATTGCAACTTTCTTTGCTAAAAGTAAGAGGAAACAGTGAAAAAGCATTACTGTTGCAATCAATTGGCAATGCCTGGACCAGGACAGGAAATATTATTGTAGGGGGTAAATATTTTGAAGATGCAGCTGAAATTAATAATGAAAAAAAAACATGGGAGGAAGCAGCGAACCGCTTATTCATGGGCTTTCCTACCACTTCAGATAGCCTTGCTAAAATTTATGGAGCACAGGAAGCTGCAAAATGTTATCATCAATTAGCCATACTGGATTCAGATAATATGGATTATCCGGTGAAAGAAGCAATCTGCTATGTTGATGGCTTGGGGCAGGTTATGCAGGGTGTGTTATTGTTGAAGGATGTAGAGAACAAAGAACCGGACAATAAATACATGAATTTAATTTTAGGTAGATTAGCGGTTCTTTCCGGACAGTATGATAAAGCGGTGACCCGATTGGAGAAGCTGGTATCAGTAGATCCTAAAAATTCCGAAGCATATTTTCATTTAGCCGAAGCGTATCGCGCATTGGGAAGAAAAAGCGAAGCAATTAAAGCGTTTGAATCTTGTAAGTCATTGGTTAACAGTGCTGATTTTGATGCGCAAATAGATAATTATATAAAACAAATAAAAAACTCATAA
- a CDS encoding integration host factor subunit beta: protein MRKVDLINKISDKTGIAKVDVLVALESFFKEIKDSLKQGENVYVRGFGSFIVKKRKQKIGRNIKKNEAIIIPEHFIPAFKPAKTFMDKVKSSVQVKK, encoded by the coding sequence ATGAGAAAAGTGGATTTGATAAATAAGATTTCTGATAAGACCGGAATTGCTAAAGTGGATGTATTAGTGGCCCTGGAATCATTTTTTAAGGAAATAAAAGATTCGTTGAAACAAGGGGAGAACGTATATGTAAGGGGTTTTGGAAGTTTTATTGTAAAGAAACGTAAACAAAAGATTGGTCGAAATATAAAAAAGAATGAAGCCATTATAATTCCTGAACATTTTATTCCGGCATTTAAGCCTGCCAAAACATTTATGGATAAAGTAAAAAGCAGTGTTCAGGTTAAAAAATAA
- the mutY gene encoding A/G-specific adenine glycosylase — MNEILKKQIDFPKKLLRWHSENNRQMPWKETTDPYKIWLSEIILQQTRVEQGLPYYLEIVKKFPNVKDLALAPEDEVMKVWQGLGYYTRARNMHAAAKQIMQEYDGIFPETYKTILSLKGVGPYSAAAISSFSFNLAYAVLDGNVFRVLSRIFGIALPVDSSEGKKVFAETAHELLDKKNPAAYNQAIMNFGALICRPLNPDCLNCVFKRDCYAFNNGTIPLFPFKQKKVKVKNRWFNYVVISNGEEVFIERRNQNDIWQGLYQFPLIETNTYKNITQFKKILKSQSFLGGKDFTLRTVSDIVKHKLTHQRISVQFLKAETDFVKGNSWWLSVKKNDLQRYAFPKVIANYIENSLY; from the coding sequence ATGAATGAAATCTTAAAAAAGCAAATCGACTTTCCAAAGAAATTACTTAGGTGGCATTCTGAAAATAATCGCCAAATGCCATGGAAGGAAACAACGGACCCTTACAAAATATGGTTGTCTGAGATTATCCTGCAGCAAACCAGGGTGGAACAAGGACTTCCGTATTATCTGGAAATTGTTAAGAAATTTCCCAATGTAAAGGACCTTGCTTTGGCACCGGAGGATGAAGTAATGAAAGTGTGGCAAGGGCTGGGCTATTATACACGTGCAAGAAATATGCACGCGGCAGCGAAACAAATCATGCAAGAATATGATGGAATTTTTCCTGAAACTTATAAAACAATTTTAAGCTTAAAGGGGGTTGGGCCCTATTCTGCTGCTGCTATTTCCTCTTTCTCATTTAACCTGGCTTATGCCGTATTGGATGGAAATGTTTTTCGTGTATTGTCACGCATCTTTGGAATTGCGCTTCCGGTTGATTCATCTGAAGGAAAGAAAGTATTCGCAGAAACTGCTCATGAACTTCTGGATAAAAAAAATCCTGCTGCATACAACCAGGCTATAATGAATTTTGGGGCATTAATTTGCAGGCCTCTTAACCCCGATTGCCTGAACTGTGTTTTTAAAAGAGATTGTTATGCTTTTAACAATGGTACTATCCCTCTTTTTCCTTTTAAACAGAAAAAAGTTAAGGTAAAGAACCGTTGGTTTAATTATGTAGTTATTTCAAACGGAGAAGAAGTTTTTATTGAGAGAAGAAACCAAAATGATATATGGCAGGGCTTATATCAATTTCCATTAATTGAAACAAATACTTACAAGAATATAACACAATTTAAAAAGATATTAAAATCACAGAGTTTCTTAGGCGGAAAGGATTTTACCCTTAGAACGGTATCGGATATTGTAAAGCATAAATTAACCCATCAAAGAATAAGCGTACAATTTTTAAAAGCCGAAACAGACTTTGTGAAAGGTAACTCTTGGTGGCTCTCAGTTAAAAAAAATGATTTACAACGCTACGCTTTCCCAAAAGTAATAGCGAATTACATTGAAAATTCACTATATTAG
- a CDS encoding single-stranded DNA-binding protein, with translation MRGINKVILVGNLGKDPEVNHLESGVMVAKFPLATSESYMDKTGNRVDQTEWHNVVCWRKLGEIAEKYLKKGSKIYVEGKIRTRNYTDKENQKKYFTEIIADNFVMLDSKPDGSNSGNMSPATEGSDSISDEMADDLPF, from the coding sequence ATGAGAGGAATTAACAAAGTTATTCTGGTCGGCAACCTGGGTAAAGATCCCGAGGTAAACCATCTTGAAAGCGGGGTTATGGTTGCTAAATTTCCATTGGCCACTTCAGAAAGCTATATGGATAAAACAGGAAATCGAGTGGATCAAACAGAATGGCACAATGTTGTGTGCTGGAGAAAGCTTGGAGAGATAGCTGAAAAATATTTAAAAAAAGGAAGTAAAATTTATGTTGAAGGAAAAATCAGAACGAGGAACTACACCGATAAAGAAAATCAGAAAAAATATTTTACTGAAATTATAGCAGATAATTTTGTAATGCTCGATAGCAAACCGGACGGAAGCAACAGTGGAAATATGTCACCTGCTACTGAGGGAAGTGACTCCATATCTGATGAAATGGCAGATGATCTTCCGTTCTAA
- the gldE gene encoding gliding motility-associated protein GldE, translating to MTVTFPIELALSVLTIFMLLLMSVFVTGSEHALFSLTSGELEEMENKAPRTSRHIQHLIARPRRLLMLIRVLQTIVNVGILFFTFRIGVLPLDNLVVEWFGYFFELVLLIIVLLVFEEIIPKVFAGRNNILWSKIMAGPLFYLGQVLYPVTELLINASYFVEKKFARPDEGRQEEVMEKQEEQLMEDSDQHDLPILKGILKFGTITIRQIMKPRIDMNGVDEKLSFQQLLKTVRETRYSRLPVYRKTLDEIVGILYSKDLLNLLDNEKQNWQSLIRTAYFVPEGKKISELLTELQKNQTHISIVVDEYGRTAGLVTLEDIVEEIIGEIRDETDERIELEYVQVDKNNFVFEGKTSISDFCHVMNIPENFFDEVKSESDSLGGLLLEIQGNIPQPNEVIEYENFLFTVLSLENYRIQKVKVTRSEIYSAGTVNN from the coding sequence GTGACAGTAACATTTCCGATTGAGCTGGCTTTATCAGTTCTTACCATTTTCATGTTGCTGTTGATGTCCGTATTTGTTACCGGGTCGGAACACGCTTTATTTTCACTTACATCGGGTGAACTGGAAGAAATGGAAAATAAAGCTCCCAGAACCTCCCGTCACATTCAGCATTTAATTGCCCGGCCACGCCGTTTGCTGATGCTTATCCGCGTGTTGCAAACAATAGTGAATGTTGGCATCCTGTTTTTTACTTTTAGAATAGGTGTTTTGCCACTTGACAATTTAGTGGTGGAATGGTTCGGTTATTTCTTTGAGCTGGTATTGCTTATAATTGTCTTACTTGTGTTTGAGGAAATTATACCCAAGGTCTTTGCAGGACGTAATAATATTTTATGGTCGAAAATAATGGCGGGGCCTTTATTTTACTTAGGCCAGGTTTTATATCCCGTAACCGAATTATTGATCAATGCATCCTATTTTGTCGAGAAGAAATTTGCGCGCCCTGATGAAGGACGCCAGGAAGAAGTAATGGAAAAGCAGGAAGAGCAGTTAATGGAAGATAGCGACCAGCACGATCTTCCCATTCTAAAAGGAATTCTGAAATTCGGCACCATTACCATTCGTCAAATTATGAAACCCCGAATTGATATGAACGGGGTAGATGAAAAATTATCTTTTCAGCAACTCTTAAAAACAGTTCGGGAAACACGTTATTCACGTTTGCCCGTCTATCGAAAAACCTTGGATGAGATAGTTGGTATCTTATATTCAAAAGACCTGTTGAACCTTCTCGATAATGAAAAACAAAACTGGCAGTCTCTAATCCGGACGGCTTACTTTGTACCTGAAGGCAAAAAAATTTCAGAACTGCTTACGGAACTTCAGAAAAATCAAACTCACATTTCCATTGTGGTTGATGAGTATGGGCGAACAGCGGGATTGGTAACCCTTGAAGATATTGTAGAAGAAATTATCGGTGAAATCAGAGATGAAACAGATGAGCGCATTGAACTGGAGTATGTACAGGTTGATAAGAATAATTTTGTATTTGAGGGCAAAACATCCATCAGCGATTTTTGCCATGTTATGAATATACCGGAAAATTTTTTTGATGAGGTTAAAAGTGAAAGTGACTCTCTCGGCGGGCTGTTGCTGGAAATCCAGGGTAATATTCCTCAGCCAAATGAGGTTATAGAATATGAAAACTTTTTGTTCACTGTTTTATCTCTTGAAAATTATAGAATTCAAAAGGTGAAGGTAACGAGGTCAGAAATTTATTCTGCAGGTACTGTAAACAATTAA
- the gldD gene encoding gliding motility lipoprotein GldD, with translation MQASANYGIFKVVNYTITFFIIVLNLAGCRSDYSPKPRGYFKIALPQRGYQHFNNSECPFSFDYPKYGKINRDTIFFDTIPDNPCWLNISFPLLNGNLYLSYKRIGGKNSLDRLINDSHELTYKHTVKADYINENLLSTPNHVHGILYEVGGNAASEIQFFVTDSVEHFLRGSLYFYNTPNADSIAPAVNFLKPDIIELIRTLRWKESDNE, from the coding sequence ATGCAGGCTTCAGCGAATTACGGCATTTTCAAAGTTGTGAATTACACTATAACTTTTTTTATTATTGTTTTGAATTTAGCAGGATGTCGTTCGGATTATTCTCCAAAGCCCCGGGGATATTTTAAAATTGCTTTACCCCAACGCGGCTATCAGCACTTTAATAATAGTGAATGTCCTTTTAGTTTTGATTACCCTAAATATGGGAAGATAAACCGCGATACTATTTTTTTTGATACCATTCCTGATAATCCCTGCTGGCTGAATATTTCATTCCCATTACTTAATGGAAATTTATATTTAAGCTATAAACGGATTGGCGGAAAAAATAGCCTTGATCGGCTCATTAACGATTCCCATGAGCTAACCTATAAACATACGGTGAAGGCAGACTATATTAATGAAAATTTACTTTCTACACCAAACCATGTACATGGCATTCTGTATGAAGTAGGTGGTAACGCGGCATCGGAAATTCAATTCTTCGTTACTGACAGCGTGGAGCATTTTCTAAGGGGATCCCTTTATTTTTATAATACTCCAAATGCAGACTCGATTGCTCCTGCAGTTAATTTTTTAAAGCCCGATATTATTGAGTTGATAAGAACATTGAGGTGGAAAGAATCAGACAATGAGTGA
- a CDS encoding cupin-like domain-containing protein, with translation MILEPIDTVLSISCEDFNSKYLVPNRPVIIKDLAKKWPAYEKWTFEYIKSKVGGHDVAVYNNEKSDPYTPVNKPDGVMKFGSYLDKIKSDPAGLRIFLFNILSRAPELIQDFLYPEELTGGFLKKYPMLFTGGAGSVTHMHFDMDLSHIFHTQFLGSKRVLLFKPDQRNRLYHLPFTVQSLVNFEKYYNGLDEAHFPALKYLSGYELVLDHGDTLFMPGGYWHHMEYIESGLALSLRAMESITTKMQGIVNLVGMRHIDTLMKKTVPDVWYNYKKRKALINAAQELVEA, from the coding sequence ATGATACTGGAACCCATTGATACCGTATTGTCCATTTCCTGTGAAGATTTCAATAGTAAATATTTAGTACCCAACCGCCCTGTAATCATTAAAGACCTTGCAAAAAAATGGCCCGCTTATGAAAAGTGGACCTTTGAATATATAAAAAGTAAAGTGGGCGGGCACGATGTTGCAGTTTATAATAACGAGAAATCAGATCCGTATACTCCGGTAAACAAACCAGATGGAGTTATGAAATTCGGGTCTTATTTGGATAAGATTAAATCAGACCCTGCAGGACTGCGTATTTTCCTTTTCAATATTTTATCCCGGGCTCCTGAGCTTATTCAGGATTTTTTGTATCCGGAGGAGTTAACGGGCGGCTTTCTCAAAAAATATCCAATGCTTTTTACCGGTGGCGCAGGTTCAGTTACCCACATGCATTTCGATATGGATCTATCTCATATTTTTCATACGCAATTTCTTGGCAGCAAACGGGTATTACTTTTCAAACCTGATCAGAGAAACCGCTTGTATCATTTGCCCTTTACGGTACAGAGTCTTGTTAATTTTGAAAAATATTATAACGGTCTTGATGAAGCACACTTCCCGGCATTAAAATATTTATCAGGCTATGAATTGGTGCTGGACCACGGAGATACTTTATTTATGCCTGGTGGTTACTGGCACCATATGGAATATATTGAAAGTGGACTGGCCCTTTCCCTTCGTGCTATGGAAAGTATCACTACAAAAATGCAGGGGATCGTAAACCTTGTAGGCATGCGTCACATTGATACACTGATGAAGAAAACAGTACCTGATGTTTGGTACAATTATAAAAAAAGAAAGGCACTGATTAATGCAGCACAGGAACTGGTGGAAGCCTGA
- a CDS encoding rhodanese-like domain-containing protein, with product MKTIMNAPKTSISLKEIKDMLTGKEPNVQLVDVRSKEEYDKHHVPEALNLSAEELKSTIDDEDSKSKTIVTICNHGNQRSQSAAQLLRDLGFKNAYFLEGGTAGWFEEMDGNSNI from the coding sequence ATGAAGACAATTATGAATGCTCCAAAGACTTCCATCAGTTTGAAGGAGATAAAAGATATGCTGACAGGAAAAGAACCGAATGTTCAATTAGTTGATGTTCGCTCTAAAGAGGAATATGATAAGCATCATGTGCCTGAAGCTTTAAACCTCTCAGCAGAAGAATTAAAATCAACAATCGATGATGAAGATTCGAAATCAAAAACTATTGTAACAATCTGTAACCATGGAAACCAACGATCACAAAGTGCTGCACAGCTTTTGAGAGATCTCGGATTTAAGAATGCATACTTTCTGGAAGGAGGAACTGCAGGATGGTTTGAAGAAATGGATGGTAATTCTAATATTTAA
- the icd gene encoding NADP-dependent isocitrate dehydrogenase — protein MEGNTIVMSRGKIKVPNDPVIPFIEGDGTGPDIWRASVRVFDAAVANAYKNKRKIVWKEVLAGEKSFNQSGSWLPDATLDAFKEYLVGIKGPLTTPVGGGIRSLNVALRQILDLYVCLRPVRYFDGVPSPVKHPELVDMVIFRENTEDIYAGIEYAAGTPEAEKILKFLKKSFPAEYTKIRFSDKKRGKEFLKLAKSKDNPETAVGIGIKPVSKIGSQRLIMAAIEYAIRHKRKSITLVHKGNIMKFTEGAFRDWGYQLAMEKYPDQTYTWMQWERTKKLQDEGSANAEQKAALASGKVLIKDAIADITLQQVLTRPEDFDLIATLNLNGDYLSDALAAQVGGIGIAPGANINYITGHAIFEATHGTAPKYANQDKVNPGSVILSGAMMFEYLGWQEAADLIYKGLEKSIELKRVTYDFHRLMEGASLLKCSEFGDEIISNMS, from the coding sequence ATGGAAGGAAATACAATAGTAATGAGTCGGGGAAAGATCAAAGTTCCCAATGACCCTGTTATACCTTTTATTGAAGGCGATGGAACAGGCCCCGATATTTGGCGGGCCTCTGTGCGTGTATTTGACGCTGCGGTTGCTAATGCTTATAAAAACAAAAGAAAAATTGTATGGAAAGAAGTATTAGCGGGAGAAAAATCGTTTAATCAAAGTGGGAGTTGGCTGCCTGATGCTACCCTGGACGCATTTAAAGAATACCTGGTAGGAATAAAGGGTCCCTTAACCACCCCGGTGGGTGGAGGAATACGATCATTAAACGTGGCACTTAGGCAAATTCTTGATCTCTATGTTTGCTTAAGACCTGTCAGATACTTCGACGGAGTGCCTTCACCCGTGAAGCATCCTGAATTGGTTGACATGGTGATATTTCGTGAAAACACGGAAGATATTTATGCAGGTATCGAATACGCAGCAGGTACTCCTGAAGCTGAAAAAATCCTGAAATTTTTGAAAAAAAGTTTTCCGGCAGAATATACCAAAATTCGCTTTAGCGATAAGAAACGCGGTAAAGAATTTCTGAAACTCGCAAAGAGTAAAGACAATCCGGAAACGGCTGTTGGTATTGGTATTAAGCCTGTATCGAAAATTGGATCACAGCGATTAATTATGGCAGCAATTGAATACGCTATTCGCCATAAAAGAAAATCTATAACATTAGTACATAAAGGAAATATCATGAAATTCACGGAAGGTGCATTTCGTGACTGGGGATATCAACTGGCAATGGAGAAATATCCTGATCAAACTTATACCTGGATGCAATGGGAGCGCACGAAAAAATTACAGGATGAGGGTAGTGCCAATGCTGAGCAAAAAGCTGCACTTGCTTCCGGCAAGGTTTTAATTAAAGATGCCATTGCAGACATTACCCTTCAGCAGGTGCTCACCCGCCCGGAAGACTTTGATTTGATAGCAACATTGAACCTGAATGGTGATTATCTTTCAGATGCTCTTGCAGCTCAGGTAGGAGGGATAGGAATAGCTCCCGGGGCAAATATCAACTACATTACCGGACACGCCATTTTTGAGGCTACCCATGGCACAGCACCTAAGTATGCCAACCAGGATAAAGTAAATCCTGGCTCAGTTATTCTCTCCGGCGCTATGATGTTTGAGTACCTTGGATGGCAGGAAGCAGCAGACCTCATTTACAAAGGATTGGAGAAATCAATTGAACTGAAACGTGTAACCTATGATTTTCATCGGCTTATGGAAGGTGCTTCGCTCCTAAAATGTTCAGAATTTGGAGATGAAATTATCAGCAACATGTCGTAG
- a CDS encoding response regulator transcription factor — MQEVKPNLLLVEDDINLGFVTKDNLETRGFRVRHCVDGLAGWEIFEKEKVDLCLLDIMLPKLDGISLAQKIRSKNFNIPIIFITAKSMLEDKIAGFRIGADDYVTKPFSIDELIFKIEVFLKRSKISKSDQQTKLKFTVGQYNFDFSNLTLGIDRKEITLTMREAEVLRWLCMKQNEVIPREELLKQIWGADDYYLGRSLDVFISRLRKYLRDDSKISIDNIHSVGFKLVVKD, encoded by the coding sequence ATGCAAGAAGTAAAGCCGAATCTGCTATTAGTGGAAGACGATATTAACCTTGGATTTGTAACGAAGGATAATCTTGAAACCCGGGGTTTTAGAGTAAGGCATTGTGTGGACGGACTAGCAGGCTGGGAGATCTTTGAAAAGGAAAAGGTGGATCTCTGCTTGCTGGATATTATGCTGCCAAAACTAGATGGAATTTCTCTGGCTCAAAAAATAAGAAGTAAAAATTTTAACATCCCAATCATTTTCATTACAGCCAAATCAATGCTAGAAGACAAAATAGCAGGATTTAGAATTGGGGCTGATGACTACGTTACCAAGCCATTCAGTATAGATGAACTGATCTTTAAAATTGAAGTTTTTCTTAAAAGAAGTAAAATCAGTAAAAGCGATCAGCAAACCAAATTGAAATTTACGGTAGGTCAGTATAATTTTGATTTCTCCAATCTTACTTTAGGGATTGACAGAAAAGAAATTACACTTACAATGCGGGAAGCGGAAGTGTTACGCTGGCTGTGTATGAAGCAAAATGAAGTGATACCCCGGGAGGAATTATTGAAACAGATATGGGGTGCTGATGATTATTACCTGGGCAGGTCGCTCGATGTATTTATATCGCGGTTGCGAAAATATCTTAGGGACGATTCCAAAATTTCTATTGATAATATACACAGCGTGGGATTTAAGCTGGTAGTAAAAGATTGA